In the Methylophilus sp. 5 genome, one interval contains:
- the coaD gene encoding pantetheine-phosphate adenylyltransferase, translating to MSKLRVAVYPGTFDPITLGHEDIVRRAANLFDQVIVAVAGSTSKQTLFSLQERVALAESVFYGDNIRVVGFDGLLMQFVQTQGAQMVIRGLRAASDFEYEFQLAGMNRKLYPKLETLFMTPAEEFMFISSSLVREVARLGGDVNQFVSPGVEAAIKQKLATA from the coding sequence ATGAGTAAACTCAGAGTGGCAGTGTATCCGGGCACGTTTGACCCGATTACACTGGGGCATGAAGACATTGTGCGCAGGGCCGCCAACCTGTTTGACCAGGTGATTGTGGCCGTGGCAGGCAGCACCAGCAAGCAAACCTTGTTTAGCCTGCAAGAGCGCGTGGCGCTGGCAGAGTCAGTGTTTTATGGTGACAACATTCGTGTGGTCGGTTTTGATGGCTTGCTGATGCAGTTTGTGCAAACACAGGGCGCGCAGATGGTGATTCGCGGTTTGCGTGCGGCCAGCGATTTTGAATACGAATTTCAGCTGGCGGGCATGAACCGCAAGCTTTACCCAAAGCTCGAAACCTTGTTTATGACCCCGGCAGAAGAGTTTATGTTTATTTCATCCAGCCTGGTGCGTGAAGTGGCGCGCCTGGGGGGCGATGTGAACCAGTTTGTGTCGCCTGGCGTCGAAGCTGCGATCAAACAAAAACTGGCAACCGCTTAA
- a CDS encoding YfhL family 4Fe-4S dicluster ferredoxin, whose amino-acid sequence MALFITDECINCDVCEPVCPNEAISQGAEIYEINPDLCTECVGHYDKPQCQQVCPISCIPLDPDRPETQAQLMEKYVRITAVAS is encoded by the coding sequence ATGGCTTTATTTATTACCGACGAATGTATTAACTGCGATGTGTGCGAGCCGGTGTGCCCGAATGAGGCCATTTCGCAAGGCGCAGAAATCTATGAAATCAACCCGGACTTGTGCACCGAGTGTGTGGGTCACTACGACAAGCCGCAATGTCAGCAGGTGTGCCCGATCAGTTGTATACCGCTTGACCCTGATCGCCCTGAAACGCAGGCACAATTGATGGAAAAGTATGTGCGGATTACCGCCGTTGCCAGTTAA
- the gloA gene encoding lactoylglutathione lyase — protein sequence MRVLHTMLRVGDLQRSIDFYTSVLGMKLIRTQDYPDGEFTLAFVGYGNEYDNTVLELTYNYGKTAYDMGTAYGHMAIEVEDAYKACELVKAKGGKVVREAGPMKHGTIVIAFVEDADGYKIEFIQKGTIEYPANV from the coding sequence ATGCGAGTGTTACATACCATGTTGCGCGTAGGCGATTTACAACGTTCGATTGATTTTTATACCAGCGTGCTGGGCATGAAGCTGATCCGTACCCAGGATTACCCTGATGGCGAGTTTACCTTGGCATTTGTCGGCTACGGCAACGAGTATGACAATACCGTGCTGGAACTCACCTACAACTATGGCAAAACGGCCTACGACATGGGCACCGCCTATGGCCATATGGCGATTGAGGTAGAAGACGCATACAAGGCCTGTGAACTGGTGAAAGCCAAAGGCGGCAAGGTTGTGCGTGAGGCCGGTCCAATGAAGCACGGCACCATCGTGATTGCCTTTGTTGAGGATGCGGACGGCTATAAAATTGAGTTTATTCAGAAGGGTACCATTGAGTACCCGGCGAATGTCTAA
- the ppc gene encoding phosphoenolpyruvate carboxylase codes for MIKKLAASATISAAMVSAETQLTDNIQLLGELLDKAILEAEGEEVAQTIASIRQAALRFHQTHDQQASLDLEQLLADLSLEHTVRVVRALAYFKHLVNLAEDLYGQQLGHCEQNTPAPGMLSYTLLQIKAAAIPADTIKNLLQDALISPVLTAHPTEVQRKSVLDIERLIAELLAERAHMVSERQLARNSLLLQGAVAALWQTRMMRYSKLSVLNEIENALTYYESTFLHVIPEILQDIERDLSDLLPDVALPGFLRMGSWIGGDRDGNPFVNGATLRESVRLQATTLFKFYLQELAALKRELAVSTRVVGVDDAVLQLSKASRDQSQHRLDEPYRLALNGMHDRLLATACDLLPQGGWALHEDADAEPYDSPESFLETLQTIADSLRAHHGEALIYPRLGKLIKAISTFGFHLATVDIRQSSDVHEAVITELLQKAGHDFDYAAFNEDEKIGILLEELKQPRLLFSPFQQYSELVHKEIGVLVAVREMRDRFGAHAVRQYIISHTETLSDLLEVALLQREAGLLRGVWGSANIQVDLNIVPLFETIADLRDAPMIMGKWLSLLGIRHVIRYQGSEQEVMLGYSDSNKDGGFLTSNWELYKAEISLVELFNQANVKLRLFHGRGGTVGRGGGPTYQAIMAQPKGTVDGQIRLTEQGEIISTRYADPVVGRQHLETLIAATLDATLFPADQLEPAKRRAFEGVMETLSATAMTSYRSLVYETPGFAEYFFNTTPINEIAELNLGSRPAARKSTRRIEDLRAIPWGFSWAQCRLLLPGWYGLGSAIQHFLQQDPALKEARLAMLLEMQAHWPLFNTLINNVDMVLAKTDLIVARHYAHLLEDRDLREEIFSRIAHEHKLTTDAVNLLLGTTQRLASQPVIAKSIRDRLPYLDPMNHLQVEMIQRYRNGETDEKLKWSIPLTINGIATSLRNTG; via the coding sequence ATGATAAAAAAACTTGCGGCCAGCGCCACGATTTCGGCAGCGATGGTTTCGGCAGAAACGCAGTTGACCGACAATATTCAATTGCTGGGCGAGTTGCTTGATAAAGCGATTCTGGAGGCCGAAGGCGAAGAGGTGGCGCAAACCATTGCGTCGATTCGACAAGCGGCCCTGCGTTTTCACCAGACACATGACCAGCAGGCCTCGCTCGACCTCGAACAATTGCTCGCAGATTTAAGTCTGGAACATACCGTGCGTGTGGTGCGTGCGCTGGCTTATTTTAAACATCTGGTGAATCTGGCTGAAGACTTATACGGCCAACAATTGGGGCATTGTGAACAGAATACGCCCGCGCCGGGCATGCTTTCGTATACCTTGTTGCAAATAAAAGCCGCGGCTATTCCGGCCGACACCATTAAAAACTTGCTGCAGGATGCCTTAATTTCGCCGGTGCTGACCGCGCACCCGACCGAAGTGCAGCGTAAAAGCGTGCTGGATATTGAGCGCCTGATTGCCGAATTGCTGGCCGAGCGTGCGCATATGGTGTCTGAGCGCCAATTGGCACGTAACAGCCTGCTATTGCAAGGTGCGGTGGCCGCGTTATGGCAAACCCGTATGATGCGCTACTCCAAACTCAGTGTGCTCAATGAAATTGAAAATGCACTCACTTATTACGAAAGTACGTTTTTACATGTGATCCCTGAGATTTTGCAGGACATCGAGCGTGACTTGTCTGATCTGTTACCCGATGTTGCACTGCCAGGCTTTTTGCGCATGGGCAGCTGGATAGGCGGTGATCGTGATGGCAACCCGTTTGTGAACGGGGCCACGCTGCGCGAAAGCGTGCGTTTGCAGGCGACGACTTTATTCAAGTTTTATTTGCAAGAGCTGGCAGCATTAAAACGCGAGCTGGCGGTGTCAACGCGCGTTGTCGGCGTAGACGATGCCGTGCTGCAATTAAGCAAAGCCTCGCGTGACCAATCGCAACACCGGCTCGATGAGCCTTATCGTTTGGCACTCAATGGCATGCATGACCGTTTGCTGGCCACCGCTTGTGACTTGCTGCCACAGGGCGGCTGGGCGCTGCATGAAGACGCAGATGCCGAGCCTTATGACAGCCCGGAATCGTTCCTTGAGACTTTGCAGACCATTGCTGACTCCCTGCGCGCCCACCATGGTGAAGCGTTGATTTATCCGCGTCTGGGCAAGTTGATTAAAGCCATTAGCACGTTTGGTTTTCATCTGGCTACGGTGGATATTCGCCAATCGTCAGATGTGCATGAAGCGGTGATTACCGAGTTATTGCAAAAAGCCGGGCATGACTTTGATTATGCTGCGTTTAATGAGGATGAAAAAATCGGTATTTTGCTGGAGGAGTTAAAGCAGCCACGCTTGCTGTTTTCACCGTTTCAGCAATATTCTGAGCTGGTACATAAAGAAATTGGGGTGCTGGTGGCCGTGCGCGAGATGCGTGACCGCTTTGGCGCGCATGCGGTGCGGCAATATATTATTTCGCATACCGAGACTTTGTCTGACCTGCTGGAAGTGGCATTGCTGCAACGCGAAGCAGGCTTGCTGCGTGGTGTGTGGGGATCGGCCAATATTCAGGTCGATTTGAATATCGTACCGTTGTTTGAAACCATTGCTGACCTGCGCGATGCACCCATGATCATGGGTAAATGGCTGAGCTTGCTGGGTATTCGCCACGTGATTCGCTATCAGGGTAGCGAGCAGGAAGTCATGCTGGGGTATTCTGACAGCAACAAGGATGGCGGCTTTTTAACCTCGAACTGGGAGCTCTATAAAGCAGAAATTTCGCTGGTGGAGTTGTTCAATCAGGCCAACGTCAAACTGCGTTTGTTTCATGGTCGAGGTGGTACGGTGGGGCGTGGTGGTGGCCCGACTTACCAGGCCATTATGGCGCAACCCAAAGGCACGGTGGATGGCCAGATTCGCCTGACCGAGCAAGGCGAGATTATTTCCACGCGCTATGCTGACCCCGTTGTCGGCCGACAGCATCTGGAAACCCTGATTGCCGCCACGCTGGATGCGACATTGTTCCCGGCTGACCAGTTGGAACCAGCCAAGCGTCGCGCTTTTGAAGGCGTCATGGAAACACTGTCTGCCACCGCCATGACCAGCTATCGCAGTCTGGTCTATGAAACGCCAGGCTTTGCTGAATACTTTTTTAATACCACGCCAATTAACGAGATTGCCGAACTGAATTTGGGTAGCCGTCCAGCCGCGCGCAAGTCGACGCGTCGCATTGAGGATTTACGGGCGATTCCATGGGGGTTCTCCTGGGCACAGTGCCGTTTGTTGTTGCCCGGCTGGTATGGGCTGGGCAGTGCCATCCAACATTTTTTGCAGCAAGACCCGGCGTTAAAAGAGGCTCGCCTGGCCATGTTGCTTGAAATGCAGGCGCATTGGCCCTTGTTTAACACCCTGATTAATAACGTAGATATGGTGCTGGCAAAAACCGATCTGATTGTGGCGCGTCATTATGCCCATTTGCTCGAAGACCGCGACCTGCGCGAAGAAATTTTCAGCCGTATTGCGCATGAGCACAAGCTGACCACTGATGCGGTGAACTTATTATTAGGCACTACGCAACGCCTGGCCAGTCAGCCGGTGATCGCTAAATCTATCCGCGACCGCTTGCCTTACCTCGACCCGATGAACCATTTGCAGGTAGAAATGATACAGCGTTACCGCAACGGCGAAACAGACGAAAAACTGAAGTGGTCGATTCCACTGACGATTAACGGTATTGCGACTAGCTTGCGCAATACCGGCTAA
- a CDS encoding CsbD family protein: MNKDIFEGNWKQIKGKVQEQWGKLTNDDLDVIEGKRDQVAGKIQERYGITKDEAEKQIKAWEDNRRH; the protein is encoded by the coding sequence ATGAATAAAGATATTTTTGAAGGCAACTGGAAACAAATTAAAGGTAAAGTACAAGAACAATGGGGCAAGTTAACCAACGATGATCTGGATGTGATTGAAGGTAAACGCGACCAGGTCGCTGGTAAAATCCAGGAACGCTACGGCATCACCAAAGATGAAGCTGAAAAGCAAATCAAGGCCTGGGAAGATAATCGTCGACACTAA
- a CDS encoding lipoprotein-releasing ABC transporter permease subunit, protein MKNTLSALGQSLLQRLPYEYWIGWRYTRAKRNNHFISFISLTSMVGIALGVMALIVVLSVMNGFQDELRKRILGVASHIEVRGFDVGLAGWQSLQQQIQSIPPKSVASPIEGVAPYIMAQGMLTHDQAVQGVLIRGVLPAQEASVSELSSQMKLGKLTDLQAGQFNIVLGSDLAMALGVRVGEKVVLMAPQGQVTPAGLVPRIKQFTVAGIFQVGMYEYDAGLALIHLDDAAKLYRLGDQVSGLRLKLADLFMADRVSRELIQALGPNYYITDWTQQHANFFKAIQLEKRVMFIILALIVAVAAFNIVSTLVMAVTDKRADIAILRTMGATPQAIRKMFVVQGAMIGVIGTVSGAVLGVILALNIETVVPWIERTFNVQFLSKDVYYISDLPSKLMWSDVTAIVGLSILLSLIATLYPSARAASMNPAEALRYE, encoded by the coding sequence ATGAAGAACACACTTTCTGCGTTGGGCCAATCGCTGCTGCAACGATTGCCCTATGAATACTGGATAGGCTGGCGCTATACGCGCGCCAAGCGTAACAATCATTTCATTTCCTTTATCTCTCTGACCAGCATGGTGGGCATTGCGCTGGGCGTGATGGCGCTCATTGTCGTGCTTTCAGTCATGAACGGCTTTCAGGATGAGTTGCGTAAACGAATTCTGGGCGTGGCCTCGCATATTGAAGTGCGCGGCTTTGATGTGGGCCTGGCGGGCTGGCAAAGCCTGCAGCAGCAGATTCAATCTATTCCGCCCAAATCAGTTGCCAGCCCGATTGAAGGGGTCGCGCCGTATATTATGGCCCAAGGCATGCTCACGCATGACCAGGCGGTGCAGGGCGTGCTGATTCGCGGCGTGTTGCCTGCGCAGGAGGCAAGCGTATCTGAACTGTCTAGCCAGATGAAACTGGGGAAGTTAACCGATTTACAGGCCGGGCAATTTAATATTGTGCTGGGCTCTGATTTAGCTATGGCGCTCGGTGTGCGTGTTGGTGAAAAAGTGGTGCTGATGGCGCCGCAAGGGCAGGTGACCCCGGCCGGGCTGGTACCACGTATCAAGCAGTTTACGGTAGCCGGTATTTTTCAGGTCGGCATGTATGAGTATGATGCGGGGCTGGCATTAATCCATCTGGACGATGCTGCCAAACTGTATCGCCTCGGCGACCAGGTGTCAGGCTTGCGCCTCAAGCTGGCCGATTTGTTTATGGCAGACCGGGTGAGCCGTGAGCTGATTCAGGCATTGGGGCCAAACTATTACATCACCGACTGGACCCAGCAGCACGCCAATTTTTTTAAGGCGATTCAGCTTGAAAAACGCGTGATGTTTATTATTCTGGCGCTGATTGTTGCAGTGGCGGCTTTTAATATTGTGTCTACGTTAGTGATGGCCGTGACCGATAAGCGCGCCGATATTGCCATTTTGCGTACTATGGGCGCCACGCCGCAGGCGATCCGCAAGATGTTTGTGGTGCAAGGCGCGATGATAGGTGTGATAGGCACCGTGTCTGGTGCAGTGCTGGGTGTGATACTGGCGTTGAATATTGAAACCGTGGTGCCGTGGATAGAGCGTACCTTTAATGTACAGTTTTTGTCCAAAGATGTGTATTACATCAGTGACTTACCTTCTAAATTGATGTGGTCGGATGTGACAGCGATTGTCGGTTTATCTATTTTACTCAGCCTGATTGCCACCCTGTACCCTAGTGCGCGTGCTGCCAGTATGAATCCGGCGGAGGCCTTGCGTTATGAATGA
- the lolD gene encoding lipoprotein-releasing ABC transporter ATP-binding protein LolD, whose translation MNELILQCQGLAKTYQGLDTSVLTGVDLQLAAGDHVAIVGASGSGKSTLLHLLGGLDAPTQGEVAWLAKPLASLSERDKSAMRNQYLGFVYQFHHLLPEFSALENVAMPLLIRRMPRAAALAQAEYYLSLVGLTHRLEHTPGELSGGERQRAALARALVTQPRCILADEPTGNLDRQTAEQVFELLLQIQSQQGTALVVVTHDLSLAARMHRQYRLQDGTLQAMASTPQQDATSA comes from the coding sequence ATGAATGAGTTGATATTGCAGTGCCAGGGCTTGGCAAAAACCTATCAAGGGCTGGATACCTCGGTATTAACCGGCGTTGATTTGCAGCTGGCCGCAGGCGACCATGTGGCGATTGTGGGGGCGTCAGGCAGTGGTAAAAGTACCTTGCTACACCTGCTGGGCGGGCTGGATGCGCCGACGCAAGGCGAGGTGGCTTGGTTGGCTAAGCCGCTGGCCAGTTTGTCTGAGCGTGACAAGAGTGCCATGCGCAACCAGTATTTGGGCTTTGTTTACCAGTTTCATCATTTGCTGCCTGAGTTTAGCGCCCTCGAAAACGTGGCCATGCCGTTATTGATACGACGCATGCCACGCGCAGCAGCACTCGCGCAGGCCGAGTACTATTTGTCGCTGGTGGGGTTAACACATCGCCTTGAGCACACGCCAGGTGAGTTGTCTGGTGGTGAGCGCCAACGTGCAGCGCTGGCGCGTGCGCTGGTGACGCAGCCGCGTTGCATACTGGCCGATGAGCCGACCGGTAACCTGGACCGGCAAACAGCCGAGCAGGTTTTTGAGCTGCTGCTGCAAATACAGTCACAGCAAGGCACTGCGCTGGTGGTGGTCACGCATGACTTGTCACTGGCAGCACGTATGCATCGGCAATATCGCTTGCAAGATGGCACGCTGCAAGCGATGGCATCTACGCCTCAGCAGGACGCCACCTCCGCTTAA
- a CDS encoding DNA internalization-related competence protein ComEC/Rec2: protein MLPGATVGLLFGVWLFQQQSQLWSVTVWVSGLAVLAVFGVLRYGLLRAWVPGVSHSFRYQTLLRKLWLVLLIAALGFAYAQARAWWRLQSALPAACEQQVLQVQGVIVSVPERDARGQHVDVAIERSFNRACPLPAKVRLNLYEQSYRGDAAKPVIAMPRLQAGERWQFSVRLKRPHAARNPHGFDYAAWCLANQIGASGSIVSKAPMHQLQPMVWQPAALIARWRANVGARIERVLGTTPSSAVVRALVIGDDSQIARADWQLFVDTGINHLVSISGLHITMLASLGYLCTGWLWRLRPRWALYVPSKLAASVGGALVAIAYSALAGFSVPTQRTLYMLLTVLVMLSLKHRLPFSWVLCVAVWVVLLLDPWAVMAPGFWLSFGAVAILAFAMGGRLRQVGWWQSALQTQWIITLAFVPVLALLFNQLSLVSPLANGLAIPMVSLGVVPLAIAGAVLPLDFLLQLAAGLWQGCAHALQWLRQLPWAVSYVATPSMWAWLLAMLGTLWWLMPRGWPLRWAGLLLWLPLCLPVASTLQPGQMRVTVLDVGQGLSVLVQTAQHTLLYDAGPVYNEQSDAGQRIVLPYLRHLGVKQLDLAVVSHDDNDHVGGMASVLSGVAAKQMLSSLTPAATLFTQLQAIPQATHMPRVTCHSGQQWQWDQVIFRVIYPTQALAADARDNDKSCVIQVVSTHGSLLLTGDIEQVAEHALLASAPDGLRAHVMTMPHHGSKTSSSLAFISQVQPEIAIATVGYLNRFGHPKPEVMARYQALGSHTLRSDEDGAIVLDFTQGQRPQVTRWRAAEPHYWEVLDRRPANAL from the coding sequence ATGCTGCCAGGCGCCACAGTCGGATTACTGTTTGGAGTTTGGCTGTTTCAGCAGCAATCTCAGCTGTGGTCTGTCACTGTCTGGGTCAGCGGGTTGGCAGTGCTGGCCGTGTTCGGTGTATTACGATACGGTCTGCTCCGCGCTTGGGTGCCAGGCGTTTCTCATTCTTTTCGCTATCAAACACTGCTGCGAAAGCTCTGGCTGGTGTTGCTAATCGCTGCATTAGGCTTTGCCTATGCGCAAGCACGTGCCTGGTGGCGTTTGCAATCAGCTTTGCCTGCTGCATGTGAGCAGCAGGTGTTGCAAGTGCAGGGTGTGATTGTCAGTGTGCCCGAGCGCGATGCCCGTGGTCAGCATGTCGATGTGGCCATTGAGCGCAGCTTTAATCGTGCTTGCCCGCTACCCGCTAAGGTGCGCCTCAATTTGTATGAGCAGTCTTATCGCGGTGACGCAGCAAAACCGGTCATAGCCATGCCGCGATTACAAGCGGGTGAGCGCTGGCAGTTTAGCGTCAGGCTTAAGCGGCCACACGCCGCGCGTAATCCACATGGGTTTGATTATGCTGCTTGGTGCCTGGCCAACCAGATTGGTGCCAGTGGCTCTATTGTCAGCAAAGCGCCCATGCATCAATTGCAGCCCATGGTCTGGCAACCGGCGGCATTAATTGCACGCTGGCGCGCCAATGTGGGTGCGCGTATCGAACGTGTATTAGGCACCACGCCGTCAAGTGCCGTCGTACGTGCGCTGGTGATTGGTGATGACAGCCAGATTGCGCGCGCCGACTGGCAATTGTTTGTCGATACCGGCATCAATCACCTGGTTAGTATTTCTGGCTTGCATATTACGATGCTGGCTTCGTTGGGCTATCTGTGCACGGGCTGGTTGTGGCGTTTGCGCCCGCGCTGGGCGCTATATGTGCCTTCTAAATTAGCAGCCAGTGTTGGCGGTGCATTGGTCGCCATTGCTTATTCTGCGCTGGCCGGCTTTTCTGTGCCCACCCAGCGCACGCTCTACATGCTGCTCACCGTGTTGGTGATGCTGAGCTTAAAGCACCGATTACCTTTTTCATGGGTCCTTTGTGTGGCAGTGTGGGTGGTGCTATTGCTAGACCCTTGGGCGGTGATGGCGCCCGGATTCTGGTTGTCGTTTGGCGCAGTGGCTATCTTGGCGTTTGCCATGGGCGGGCGCTTGCGTCAGGTTGGCTGGTGGCAGTCTGCGCTGCAGACGCAATGGATCATCACGCTGGCATTTGTGCCGGTGCTGGCGCTGCTGTTTAACCAGTTATCACTTGTGTCTCCGCTTGCGAATGGCTTGGCGATCCCTATGGTGAGCTTGGGCGTGGTGCCGCTGGCGATTGCCGGTGCGGTGCTGCCGCTCGACTTTTTGTTACAACTGGCTGCCGGGCTATGGCAGGGTTGTGCACACGCATTGCAATGGCTGCGGCAGTTGCCTTGGGCAGTAAGCTATGTCGCGACGCCTTCCATGTGGGCGTGGCTGCTGGCGATGCTGGGCACACTGTGGTGGCTGATGCCACGCGGTTGGCCCTTACGGTGGGCTGGGTTGCTGCTATGGTTGCCACTATGCTTGCCGGTAGCATCAACCTTGCAGCCTGGCCAAATGCGGGTGACGGTACTTGATGTCGGGCAAGGCCTGAGTGTGCTGGTGCAAACGGCGCAGCATACGCTGCTATATGATGCCGGGCCTGTGTATAACGAGCAAAGTGACGCTGGCCAGCGCATTGTGTTGCCTTATTTACGCCATTTGGGCGTCAAACAGTTAGACCTGGCCGTAGTCTCGCATGATGACAATGATCATGTTGGCGGCATGGCGTCTGTACTCTCTGGTGTTGCCGCGAAGCAAATGCTGAGCTCGCTAACCCCTGCAGCGACTTTGTTTACACAGTTGCAGGCTATTCCGCAGGCAACGCACATGCCGCGCGTCACCTGTCATAGCGGTCAGCAATGGCAATGGGACCAGGTGATTTTTCGGGTGATTTATCCCACACAGGCCTTGGCGGCAGATGCCAGAGATAATGACAAAAGTTGTGTGATTCAGGTGGTTTCTACGCATGGCAGCTTGTTGCTCACGGGGGATATTGAGCAAGTGGCCGAGCATGCGCTGCTTGCATCTGCGCCTGACGGGCTGCGCGCCCATGTGATGACCATGCCGCATCATGGCAGTAAGACTTCATCTAGCCTAGCTTTTATCAGCCAAGTGCAACCCGAGATTGCAATTGCAACGGTGGGCTATCTAAACCGGTTTGGCCACCCCAAGCCAGAGGTGATGGCCAGATACCAGGCGCTAGGTAGCCACACACTGCGCTCGGATGAGGATGGGGCCATTGTGCTGGACTTTACCCAGGGCCAGCGGCCACAAGTGACTCGTTGGCGCGCTGCTGAGCCACATTATTGGGAGGTACTCGACCGTCGCCCCGCAAACGCATTGTAA
- a CDS encoding MotA/TolQ/ExbB proton channel family protein: MWEIILAAGWPIWPLIIASVIAFAIIVERCWALRASVVTPEQLLPEVQNWLKQGGVTRETLSRLEAHSLLGKVFASALANMNNSREVTKEAIEETGRAVAHKLEQYLPTLGTIATVAPLLGLLGTVIGMVELFGSFTNSGHDVAQFARGISVALYNTAAGIVVAVPSMIAYRYFRGKIDGLLVDMEQQAIKLVEIIHGDRG, encoded by the coding sequence GTGTGGGAAATTATTTTAGCGGCCGGCTGGCCCATCTGGCCTCTGATTATTGCCTCCGTGATTGCCTTCGCCATTATTGTCGAACGATGCTGGGCATTAAGGGCATCGGTCGTCACGCCTGAGCAATTGCTGCCAGAAGTGCAAAACTGGTTAAAACAAGGCGGGGTGACGCGTGAAACACTGAGCCGCCTGGAAGCACACTCTTTGTTAGGCAAAGTATTTGCCAGTGCCTTGGCCAATATGAATAACTCACGTGAAGTGACCAAAGAAGCGATTGAAGAAACGGGCCGCGCTGTCGCGCACAAGCTGGAGCAATATCTGCCAACGCTGGGCACGATTGCCACTGTGGCACCTTTGCTCGGTTTGCTGGGCACGGTGATCGGGATGGTGGAGCTGTTCGGTTCGTTTACTAATAGCGGACATGACGTCGCCCAGTTTGCGCGCGGTATTTCTGTGGCACTGTATAACACGGCTGCCGGTATTGTCGTGGCGGTGCCTTCGATGATTGCTTACCGTTATTTCCGCGGCAAGATTGATGGCTTACTGGTCGACATGGAACAGCAGGCGATCAAACTGGTGGAAATTATCCATGGTGACCGTGGCTAA
- a CDS encoding biopolymer transporter ExbD — protein sequence MNFKRGVRNEELEINFIPLIDVLLVIIIFLMVSATFSRTSELQINLPTADASAPQEKPLTITVEVDANGRYLVNGKEANGAVVSDLSAALTQAGANGPSGKEPTIIINADAKATHQSVVNIMEASRMANYTHITFATQVNSR from the coding sequence ATGAATTTCAAACGTGGTGTCCGTAACGAAGAGTTGGAAATCAACTTTATTCCACTGATTGACGTGCTGCTGGTGATTATCATTTTTTTGATGGTGAGTGCCACGTTCTCACGCACCAGCGAGTTACAAATTAATTTGCCAACCGCCGATGCCAGCGCCCCACAAGAAAAGCCATTGACCATCACCGTTGAGGTCGATGCCAATGGCCGTTATCTGGTCAATGGCAAAGAAGCCAATGGCGCGGTTGTATCTGATTTATCTGCGGCATTGACGCAGGCAGGTGCGAATGGGCCATCCGGCAAAGAGCCGACCATTATTATTAATGCCGATGCCAAAGCGACACATCAATCGGTAGTCAATATTATGGAAGCATCGCGCATGGCTAATTACACCCACATTACGTTTGCGACGCAGGTGAATTCCCGTTAA